In Asanoa sp. WMMD1127, one genomic interval encodes:
- a CDS encoding S8 family peptidase yields the protein MKLPRGSIVVGVSALTALAFTAPAAAAQPSGAVGRAGAETAVTGSYIVVFKDAAVGGTAVAGRAKTITGRAGGKVGHTYRAALRGFELRGTVAQAAKVAADPSVAYVQQNQKVRAYGTQPNPPSWGLDRVDQRNLPLNRSYTYPNTATNVHAYVIDTGIRTSHQDFGGRASSGYDVIDGGAADDCNGHGTHVAGTVGGNAYGVAKGVKLVAVRVLDCNGDGTDAGVLAGIDWVTANAVRPAVANMSLGGGPSAALDTALNNSINSGITYGVAAGNGNLLGRRQDACNYSPARVPNAITVGATAADDVAASFSNFGTCVDLLAPGVAITSAWASGDTATNTIDGTSMATPHVVGAAAMVLSANPTWSNQQVRDYLVTNSTPNVVTDPGTGTPNRLLFAIAQGPPASDFTVSVSQPSTAVAPGGSTAVTVATGNTGTAQQVSLAVTGLPAGATAGFNPATVTSGGSSTLTISASAATAPGTYPLTVTGTGTSGTRSATLTLTVISGPGGCSGGNGVDVAIPDAGGPAATSTITVAGCDRSPSTTSKVAVDIVHTFRGDLFVELVAPDGTAYRLKAASPYDTRPDVNATYTVNVAGESPNGNWQLRVRDTLASDTGYVNNWTLTL from the coding sequence ATGAAGCTCCCACGGGGGTCCATTGTGGTCGGGGTCAGTGCCCTGACCGCGCTGGCGTTCACCGCACCCGCGGCCGCCGCCCAGCCGTCCGGCGCCGTCGGGCGCGCGGGCGCGGAAACCGCCGTCACCGGCAGCTACATCGTCGTGTTCAAGGACGCCGCCGTCGGCGGCACGGCCGTCGCCGGCCGGGCGAAGACCATCACCGGTCGGGCCGGTGGCAAGGTGGGGCACACCTACCGGGCCGCGCTGCGCGGCTTCGAGCTCCGCGGCACCGTGGCGCAGGCGGCCAAGGTCGCGGCCGACCCCAGCGTCGCCTACGTCCAGCAGAACCAGAAGGTGCGGGCCTACGGCACCCAGCCGAACCCCCCGTCGTGGGGGCTGGACCGGGTCGACCAGCGCAACCTGCCGCTGAACCGGTCCTACACCTACCCGAACACGGCGACGAACGTGCACGCGTACGTCATCGACACCGGGATCCGGACCAGCCACCAGGACTTCGGCGGCCGGGCTTCCAGCGGGTACGACGTGATCGACGGCGGCGCGGCCGACGACTGCAACGGGCACGGCACGCACGTCGCCGGCACGGTCGGTGGCAACGCGTACGGCGTGGCCAAGGGCGTCAAGCTCGTCGCGGTGCGGGTGCTCGACTGTAATGGCGACGGCACCGACGCCGGAGTCCTCGCCGGCATCGACTGGGTCACCGCCAACGCGGTCAGGCCCGCCGTGGCCAACATGAGCCTCGGCGGCGGTCCGAGCGCCGCGCTGGACACCGCGCTCAACAACTCGATCAACTCCGGCATCACGTACGGGGTCGCGGCCGGCAACGGCAACCTCCTCGGCCGGCGGCAGGACGCCTGCAACTACTCGCCGGCCCGGGTGCCCAACGCGATCACCGTCGGCGCCACCGCGGCCGACGACGTGGCGGCGTCGTTCTCGAACTTCGGCACCTGCGTCGACCTGCTGGCGCCGGGTGTGGCGATCACGTCGGCCTGGGCGAGCGGCGACACGGCGACCAACACGATCGACGGCACGTCGATGGCGACCCCGCACGTCGTCGGCGCGGCCGCCATGGTGCTGTCCGCCAACCCGACCTGGAGCAACCAGCAGGTCCGCGACTACCTGGTCACCAACTCGACCCCCAACGTCGTGACCGACCCGGGCACCGGCACCCCCAACCGGCTGCTGTTCGCGATCGCGCAGGGACCACCCGCCAGCGACTTCACGGTGTCGGTGTCCCAGCCCTCCACCGCGGTCGCGCCCGGGGGCTCGACCGCCGTAACGGTGGCCACCGGCAACACGGGCACCGCGCAGCAGGTGTCGCTGGCGGTGACCGGCCTGCCGGCCGGCGCGACGGCCGGCTTCAACCCGGCCACGGTCACCTCGGGCGGCTCGTCGACGCTGACCATCAGCGCGTCGGCCGCGACGGCACCGGGCACCTACCCGCTGACCGTGACCGGCACCGGGACGTCGGGCACCCGGTCGGCGACGCTCACGTTGACGGTGATCTCGGGACCGGGCGGCTGCTCCGGCGGCAACGGCGTCGACGTGGCGATCCCGGACGCCGGCGGGCCCGCGGCGACGAGCACGATCACGGTCGCCGGCTGTGACCGCAGCCCGTCGACGACGTCGAAGGTCGCCGTCGACATCGTGCACACGTTCCGCGGTGACCTGTTCGTCGAGTTGGTCGCTCCGGACGGCACGGCCTACCGCTTGAAGGCGGCCAGCCCGTACGACACGCGGCCCGACGTCAACGCGACCTACACGGTGAACGTTGCGGGTGAGTCGCCCAACGGAAACTGGCAGCTCCGGGTGCGGGACACCTTGGCGTCCGACACCGGCTACGTCAACAACTGGACCTTGACGCTCTAG
- a CDS encoding WecB/TagA/CpsF family glycosyltransferase, which yields MIDKGRHSVLGVLVDAVDYETATARVIEAAHERRPLALTALAVHGVMTGVLDPPHNARLNSFDVVTPDGQPVRWGLNLLHGVGLTDRVYGPTLTLRVLARCAAEGLPVYLYGSTDETLGRLVPALEKMFPALKFAGYEPSKFRTARPGEAVEIADRIRSSGARVVLVGLGCPRQEIFAYAMRPLLDMPQLAVGAAFDYHAGLLRKPPPWMQRAGLEWLWRLGLEPRRLWRRYVILNPAYLSRLFAQKTGLWKAAPPPPATEPLSEFPV from the coding sequence GTGATCGACAAGGGACGGCACAGCGTCCTCGGCGTCCTGGTCGACGCCGTCGACTACGAGACCGCGACCGCCCGGGTCATCGAGGCGGCGCACGAACGGCGGCCGCTGGCGCTGACCGCGCTCGCCGTGCACGGCGTGATGACCGGCGTGCTCGACCCGCCGCACAACGCCCGGCTCAACTCGTTCGACGTGGTCACCCCCGACGGGCAGCCGGTCCGCTGGGGCCTCAACCTGCTGCACGGCGTCGGCCTGACCGACCGGGTCTACGGCCCGACGCTGACCCTGCGGGTGCTGGCCCGATGCGCCGCCGAAGGCCTGCCGGTCTACCTCTACGGCTCGACCGACGAGACGCTCGGCCGCCTGGTGCCGGCGCTGGAGAAGATGTTCCCGGCGCTCAAGTTCGCCGGCTACGAGCCGTCGAAGTTCCGCACCGCCCGCCCGGGCGAGGCCGTCGAGATCGCCGACCGCATCCGGTCCTCCGGCGCCCGCGTGGTGCTGGTCGGGCTCGGCTGCCCACGGCAGGAGATCTTCGCGTACGCCATGCGCCCGCTGCTCGACATGCCGCAACTGGCCGTCGGGGCCGCCTTCGACTACCACGCCGGCCTGCTCCGCAAGCCCCCGCCGTGGATGCAGCGCGCCGGCCTCGAGTGGCTCTGGCGGCTGGGTCTCGAACCCCGCCGGCTGTGGCGCCGCTACGTGATCCTCAACCCGGCCTATCTGTCCCGGCTCTTCGCGCAGAAGACGGGCCTGTGGAAAGCGGCCCCGCCGCCACCGGCGACGGAGCCGCTCTCCGAGTTCCCGGTCTAG
- a CDS encoding NAD-dependent epimerase/dehydratase family protein, with the protein MSVALVTGSGGLIGSEATRHFAGLGLDVVGIDNDMRRYFYGEDGSTAWSIERLGQDLGGAYTHYETDIRDRAGLEQIFKKYGADISVVIHTAGQPSHDWAAKEPFTDFDVNAVGTLNVLENTRLHAIEAPFIFCSTNKVYGDRPNSLPLIEQETRYEIAPDHPFAQGVTEEMSIDDCLHSIFGVSKVAGDVMVQEYGRYFGMKTAAFRGGTLTGPAHSAAELHGFLGYVMRCVMEERVYNLFGYKGKMVRDAIHSHDVLTAFEAFFRAPRSGQIYNLGGGRHSNTSHIEAFALAEQISGRKAKINYVEQARVGDHQWWISSMARFQEHYPEWTQTYDVPMILQEIHDANVDRWVPGS; encoded by the coding sequence GTGTCCGTCGCGTTGGTCACCGGTTCCGGAGGCTTGATCGGCTCGGAGGCCACCCGGCACTTCGCCGGCCTTGGTCTCGACGTCGTCGGCATCGACAACGACATGCGGCGCTACTTCTATGGCGAGGACGGCTCGACCGCCTGGAGCATCGAGCGCCTCGGCCAGGATCTCGGCGGCGCCTACACGCACTACGAGACCGACATCCGCGACCGGGCCGGGCTCGAGCAGATCTTCAAGAAGTACGGCGCCGACATCTCCGTGGTGATCCACACTGCCGGCCAGCCCTCGCACGACTGGGCTGCCAAGGAGCCGTTCACCGACTTCGACGTCAACGCCGTCGGCACCCTCAACGTGCTGGAGAACACCCGCCTGCACGCGATCGAGGCCCCGTTCATCTTCTGCTCGACCAACAAGGTCTACGGCGACCGGCCCAACAGCCTGCCGCTGATCGAGCAGGAAACTCGTTATGAAATCGCGCCCGACCACCCGTTCGCGCAGGGCGTGACCGAGGAGATGTCGATCGACGACTGCCTCCACTCGATCTTCGGTGTGAGCAAGGTCGCGGGCGACGTGATGGTCCAGGAATACGGCCGCTACTTCGGCATGAAGACGGCGGCGTTCCGCGGCGGCACGCTGACCGGCCCGGCGCACTCGGCCGCCGAGCTCCACGGCTTCCTCGGCTACGTGATGCGCTGCGTGATGGAGGAGCGCGTCTACAACCTCTTCGGCTACAAGGGCAAGATGGTCCGCGACGCCATCCACTCCCACGACGTGCTCACCGCGTTCGAGGCGTTCTTCCGGGCCCCGCGCTCCGGCCAGATCTACAACCTGGGCGGCGGCCGGCACTCCAACACCTCGCACATCGAGGCGTTCGCCCTGGCCGAGCAGATCTCCGGGCGCAAGGCGAAGATCAACTATGTCGAGCAGGCCCGGGTCGGCGACCACCAGTGGTGGATCAGCAGCATGGCCCGGTTCCAGGAGCACTACCCCGAGTGGACGCAGACCTACGACGTCCCGATGATCCTGCAGGAGATCCACGACGCCAACGTCGACCGCTGGGTCCCCGGGTCGTGA
- a CDS encoding DUF3662 and FHA domain-containing protein yields MASEPEEEPVSVLQRFEKRLEGLVEGAFAKVFKGVVHPVEILNAMQREAEAHKAILAGGRTLVPNRYVIDLSPYDHSRLAPYAAALAQELAQSQAEFIGEQAWTVYGDVIVEIERGDGLDTGMFRVTAEVYTGGDVAPVQQGYDAPGGGYQQQQQPYDQGYGQPPMHGGGGRNIRLVSGDGRTYPLQMGSTVIGRGDQANLRLPDVGISRRHARLDFDGAQVVLTDLGSTNGTMVNGQRVSAVALNPGDMIQLGTTTLTFRVDG; encoded by the coding sequence ATGGCCTCGGAACCCGAGGAGGAGCCGGTGAGCGTGCTGCAACGCTTCGAGAAGCGTTTGGAAGGCCTGGTCGAGGGGGCCTTCGCCAAGGTGTTCAAGGGGGTCGTCCACCCTGTGGAGATCCTCAACGCCATGCAGCGGGAGGCGGAGGCGCACAAGGCTATCCTGGCCGGCGGGCGGACTCTGGTGCCTAACCGCTACGTGATCGACCTATCTCCCTATGACCACAGCCGGCTGGCGCCCTACGCGGCCGCGCTCGCCCAGGAGCTCGCCCAGTCGCAGGCGGAGTTCATCGGCGAGCAGGCGTGGACGGTCTACGGCGACGTGATCGTCGAGATCGAGCGCGGCGACGGCCTCGACACCGGCATGTTCCGGGTCACGGCCGAGGTCTACACCGGCGGCGACGTCGCCCCGGTGCAGCAGGGCTACGACGCGCCCGGCGGTGGCTACCAACAGCAGCAACAGCCCTATGACCAGGGCTACGGGCAGCCGCCGATGCACGGTGGCGGCGGGCGCAACATCCGCCTGGTCTCCGGTGACGGCCGGACCTACCCGCTGCAGATGGGCTCGACCGTGATCGGCCGGGGCGACCAGGCCAACCTGCGCCTGCCCGACGTCGGGATCTCGCGCCGGCACGCGCGCCTCGACTTCGACGGCGCGCAGGTCGTGCTCACCGACCTCGGTTCGACCAACGGCACGATGGTCAACGGCCAGCGCGTCTCGGCCGTGGCCCTCAACCCCGGTGACATGATCCAGCTCGGCACGACGACGCTGACGTTCCGCGTGGACGGTTAG
- a CDS encoding FHA domain-containing protein, translated as MAGDFVVEVARIGFIILLWIFVFTVVGVIRRDLFAGARSSRLVAAPRGVGASTGQSRPAKVKRGRAAHQLVVTAGQLAGTRITLGDGQITIGRAEDSTLVITDDYASARHARLVPRSGQWFVEDLGSTNGTYLDRAKVTGPTPVPLGVPIRIGRTSLELRP; from the coding sequence TTGGCCGGAGATTTCGTCGTCGAGGTCGCCCGGATCGGATTCATCATTCTGCTGTGGATCTTCGTGTTCACGGTGGTGGGTGTGATCCGGCGTGACCTCTTCGCCGGGGCCCGATCCAGTCGGCTGGTCGCCGCGCCACGGGGGGTGGGCGCGTCGACCGGCCAGTCGCGGCCGGCCAAGGTGAAGCGTGGACGCGCGGCTCACCAGCTCGTGGTGACCGCGGGTCAGCTCGCCGGCACGCGAATCACGCTCGGTGACGGCCAGATCACGATCGGCCGCGCCGAGGACTCGACACTGGTGATCACCGACGATTACGCGTCGGCGCGTCACGCCCGGCTTGTTCCCAGGTCAGGGCAGTGGTTCGTGGAAGACCTGGGCTCGACGAACGGGACGTATCTCGATCGCGCTAAGGTCACCGGACCGACCCCCGTCCCCCTCGGCGTGCCGATCCGCATCGGCCGCACTTCACTCGAGTTACGGCCATGA
- a CDS encoding PP2C family serine/threonine-protein phosphatase, with translation MTLTLRYAARSDRGLIRDGNQDSVYAGPRLLAVADGMGGMAAGDVASNIVIGAMAPLDEDVPGDALVDALRTAVDTANQQLRDTVDANPHLEGMGTTLTAILFSGSKIGMVHIGDSRAYMLRDGEFAQITKDDTYVQMLVDEGRISAEEASSHPQRSLLTRALDGRDIDPEYSVRQVLRGDRYLICSDGLSGVVSADTIAESLRDYTDPQQCVERLVALALRGGGPDNITVVIADATDQDIVEAAPIVGGAAARDRGNTTSANPDTPAARASAALAGPRAAAPEQNLPADANGRGGSHEDDTDRRRRRPLRTAVLLGVLLIILGGGLWAGWRVTQQQFYVGATDDGQLAVFRGVPGQIAGVDLSSVQSTSGTNLDDLTSVAQERVKQGIQADSEADAQRRLAELTTDEPTNPNLKPACPASPTPVAEPTGTAATPPPNPTATPPATGTPTTGVGAPTSVPDAPPTDTVPPVIDPADCRPSD, from the coding sequence ATGACACTGACACTGCGTTACGCGGCCCGCAGTGACCGCGGTCTGATCAGGGACGGAAACCAAGACTCCGTCTACGCCGGACCGCGGCTGCTCGCCGTTGCCGACGGAATGGGCGGCATGGCCGCCGGTGACGTCGCGAGCAACATCGTCATCGGCGCCATGGCCCCGCTCGACGAGGACGTCCCTGGTGACGCCCTCGTCGACGCGCTGCGCACGGCCGTCGACACCGCCAACCAACAGCTGCGCGACACCGTCGACGCCAATCCGCACCTCGAGGGCATGGGCACCACGCTCACCGCCATCCTGTTCTCGGGCAGCAAGATCGGCATGGTGCACATCGGCGACTCGCGCGCCTACATGCTGCGCGACGGCGAGTTCGCGCAGATCACCAAGGACGACACCTACGTCCAGATGCTGGTCGACGAGGGCCGGATCAGCGCCGAGGAGGCGAGCAGCCACCCGCAGCGGTCGCTGCTCACCCGGGCGCTCGACGGCCGCGACATCGACCCCGAATACTCGGTGCGCCAGGTGCTGCGCGGCGACCGTTACCTGATCTGCAGCGACGGCCTCTCCGGCGTGGTCAGCGCCGACACCATCGCCGAGTCGCTGCGCGACTACACCGACCCGCAGCAGTGCGTCGAGCGCCTGGTCGCGCTCGCCCTGCGCGGTGGCGGCCCCGACAACATCACGGTGGTCATCGCCGACGCGACCGACCAGGACATCGTCGAGGCGGCCCCGATCGTCGGCGGCGCCGCGGCCCGCGACCGGGGCAACACGACCTCGGCCAACCCGGACACGCCGGCCGCCCGCGCCTCCGCGGCGCTCGCCGGCCCGCGCGCCGCCGCGCCGGAGCAGAACCTGCCCGCCGACGCCAACGGCCGGGGCGGGTCGCACGAAGACGACACCGACCGCCGCCGGCGCCGACCGCTGCGCACCGCGGTCCTGCTCGGCGTGCTGCTGATCATCCTCGGCGGCGGCCTGTGGGCCGGCTGGCGGGTGACCCAGCAGCAGTTCTACGTCGGCGCGACCGACGACGGGCAGCTGGCGGTGTTCCGTGGCGTGCCGGGTCAGATCGCCGGCGTCGACCTGTCCAGCGTCCAGTCGACCAGCGGCACCAACCTCGACGACCTCACCTCGGTCGCCCAGGAGCGGGTCAAGCAGGGCATCCAGGCCGACAGCGAGGCCGACGCGCAGCGCCGCCTGGCCGAGCTGACGACCGACGAGCCGACCAATCCCAACCTCAAGCCGGCCTGCCCGGCGAGCCCGACGCCGGTCGCCGAGCCGACCGGGACGGCGGCCACCCCGCCGCCGAACCCGACCGCGACGCCACCGGCCACCGGCACGCCGACGACCGGTGTCGGCGCTCCGACCTCCGTGCCCGACGCGCCACCGACCGACACCGTCCCGCCGGTCATCGACCCGGCGGACTGCCGGCCGTCCGACTGA
- a CDS encoding FtsW/RodA/SpoVE family cell cycle protein: MALVAAYAATIQLTMFDTITGNFWVPTAVLSALFLGLHLVVRYTAPYADPALIPAVALLNGIGVGFLRRLDLAEAPAAERLNYPIFAGTGGRQLAWTLIAVVFAALVLLVVKDHRAISRYAYTLGLGGIVLVLIPALLPGRFSEINGAKLWIRVGGFQIQPGEFAKLALLAFFAYYLVRKREVLSLASRRVLGVDFPRGRDLGPVLAVWAVSLLVLIFEKDLGTSLLYFGMFVVTLYIATERVSWLIIGLLLFFGGAYSAYLLGASVGGPFANFYDRAEIWLDPFSDPYERGYQLVQSLLGLGSGGLFGAGPGGGQPTKIPEVHNDFIFAGIGEEIGLFGLSALLIVYLLIVQRGLRAGLAVRDSFGKLLAGGLAFTLALQVFVIVGGISRLIPLTGQTTPFLSAGGSSLMANWMLIAVLLRVSDAARRPVDASVSARPSGATASAPAQLHGAPTEVIKP; this comes from the coding sequence ATGGCGCTGGTCGCTGCCTACGCCGCGACGATCCAGCTCACCATGTTCGACACGATCACCGGCAACTTCTGGGTGCCGACGGCCGTGCTCAGCGCGCTCTTCCTGGGCCTGCACCTGGTCGTCCGCTACACGGCGCCCTACGCCGACCCGGCCCTGATCCCCGCGGTCGCGCTGCTCAACGGCATCGGCGTGGGCTTCCTGCGCCGGCTCGACCTGGCCGAGGCGCCGGCCGCCGAACGGCTCAACTACCCGATCTTCGCCGGTACGGGTGGCCGCCAGCTCGCCTGGACGCTGATCGCGGTCGTGTTCGCGGCCCTCGTGCTCCTGGTCGTCAAGGACCACCGCGCGATCTCCCGCTACGCGTACACGCTGGGGCTCGGCGGTATCGTCCTGGTCCTGATCCCGGCCCTGTTGCCCGGGCGGTTCTCCGAGATCAACGGCGCCAAGCTGTGGATCAGGGTCGGCGGCTTCCAGATCCAGCCGGGTGAGTTCGCCAAGCTGGCCCTGCTCGCCTTCTTCGCCTACTACCTCGTGCGCAAACGCGAGGTGCTCTCGCTGGCCAGCCGCCGCGTGCTCGGCGTCGACTTCCCGCGCGGTCGCGACCTGGGGCCGGTGCTCGCGGTCTGGGCGGTCTCGCTGCTGGTCCTGATCTTCGAGAAGGACCTCGGCACCTCGCTGCTCTATTTCGGCATGTTCGTGGTCACGCTCTACATCGCCACCGAGCGGGTCAGCTGGCTGATCATCGGTCTGCTGCTGTTCTTCGGCGGGGCATACAGCGCCTATCTCCTCGGCGCGTCGGTGGGCGGCCCGTTCGCCAACTTCTACGACCGCGCGGAGATCTGGCTCGACCCGTTCTCGGACCCCTACGAGCGCGGCTACCAACTGGTGCAGTCGCTGCTCGGGTTGGGCAGCGGCGGGCTGTTCGGCGCGGGTCCGGGTGGCGGCCAGCCGACCAAGATCCCCGAGGTGCACAACGACTTCATCTTCGCCGGGATCGGCGAGGAGATCGGCCTCTTCGGGCTCTCCGCGCTGCTGATCGTCTACCTGCTGATCGTGCAGCGCGGCCTGCGTGCCGGTCTGGCGGTGCGGGATTCGTTCGGCAAGCTGCTCGCCGGCGGCCTCGCCTTCACGCTGGCCTTGCAGGTGTTCGTCATCGTGGGTGGGATCAGTCGGCTGATCCCGCTGACCGGCCAGACCACCCCGTTCCTGTCGGCCGGCGGTTCGTCGCTGATGGCCAACTGGATGCTGATCGCGGTGCTCCTGCGGGTGTCCGACGCGGCGCGCCGACCGGTCGACGCCTCGGTGTCGGCCCGGCCGAGTGGCGCGACAGCGAGCGCACCCGCGCAGTTGCACGGGGCGCCCACGGAGGTGATCAAGCCGTGA
- a CDS encoding penicillin-binding protein 2, translating to MNAPLRRVGVVVLVLFALLFVNLNWVQAYKADEYRNSDYNGRVQIAEYERERGVIEAGRTALATSKPTDGELKYIRQYPTDETYAHVVGYKPVNLAATGIERSEDEFLAGTSDALVADRISDLWTGEKTPGGSVLLSLSKRAQETAFKELSNNRVGVDKGAAVAINPETGAVQALVSMPSFDPNPLASHDTAAAEAAFNKLEKDPDKPLINRALSETYPPGSTFKVIDAAAALENGYTQQTQISAGSSYTPPTSGTDIRNAAASICPEAQVSLREALTESCNTGFAKLAVALGADKIKDEARKFGFGRTDLTCGRLNAEGLPVAPSETGDIKNPDGGDDPAALAQSGIGQNNVRMTPMQGALIAAAVANNGRQMRPYLVSKLLGPDRTTSHYTATPKELNGSVVSSQVAADLQDMMVNVVENGTGRNAQIDGVVVGGKTGTAQSAADREDHGWFIGFAMKDGKPVSAVAVFLQEAGSGGSAEAARIGGLIMRAVVTDAEGS from the coding sequence GTGAACGCACCACTGCGCCGGGTCGGCGTCGTCGTCCTGGTCCTCTTCGCGCTGCTCTTCGTCAACCTCAACTGGGTGCAGGCCTACAAGGCCGACGAATACCGCAACAGCGACTACAACGGCCGGGTCCAGATCGCCGAATACGAGCGCGAGCGCGGCGTCATCGAGGCGGGCCGCACCGCGCTGGCGACCAGCAAGCCCACCGACGGCGAGCTCAAATACATCCGGCAGTATCCGACCGACGAGACCTACGCCCACGTCGTCGGCTACAAGCCGGTCAACCTGGCGGCCACCGGCATCGAGCGCAGCGAGGACGAGTTCCTCGCCGGCACCTCCGACGCGCTGGTCGCCGACCGCATCTCCGACCTGTGGACGGGCGAGAAGACCCCCGGCGGCAGCGTGCTCCTGAGCCTGTCCAAGCGGGCGCAGGAGACGGCCTTCAAGGAGCTGAGCAACAACCGGGTCGGCGTCGACAAGGGCGCGGCCGTGGCCATCAACCCCGAGACCGGCGCCGTGCAGGCCCTCGTGTCGATGCCCAGCTTCGACCCGAACCCATTGGCCAGCCACGACACCGCCGCGGCCGAGGCGGCCTTCAACAAGCTCGAGAAAGACCCGGACAAGCCGCTGATCAACCGGGCGCTGAGCGAAACGTACCCGCCAGGCTCCACGTTCAAGGTGATCGACGCCGCGGCGGCCCTGGAGAACGGCTACACGCAGCAGACCCAGATCTCGGCCGGCTCCTCCTACACGCCGCCGACCTCGGGCACCGACATCCGCAACGCGGCCGCGTCGATCTGCCCCGAAGCCCAGGTCAGCCTCCGCGAGGCGCTGACCGAGTCCTGCAACACGGGCTTCGCGAAGCTGGCGGTCGCGCTCGGCGCTGACAAGATCAAGGACGAGGCCCGCAAGTTCGGTTTCGGCCGGACGGACCTGACCTGCGGGCGGCTCAACGCCGAAGGGCTGCCGGTCGCGCCCAGCGAGACCGGCGACATCAAGAACCCCGACGGCGGCGACGACCCGGCCGCGCTGGCCCAGAGCGGCATCGGCCAGAACAACGTCCGGATGACGCCGATGCAGGGCGCGCTGATCGCCGCGGCGGTCGCCAACAACGGCCGCCAGATGCGGCCTTACCTGGTGTCGAAGCTGCTCGGCCCGGACCGCACGACCTCGCACTACACGGCGACGCCGAAGGAGCTCAACGGCTCCGTCGTCAGCAGCCAGGTGGCGGCCGACCTGCAGGACATGATGGTCAACGTCGTCGAGAACGGCACCGGTCGCAACGCCCAGATCGACGGGGTGGTGGTCGGCGGCAAGACCGGCACCGCCCAGTCCGCGGCCGACCGGGAAGACCACGGCTGGTTCATCGGCTTCGCGATGAAGGACGGCAAGCCGGTCAGCGCCGTCGCGGTCTTCCTGCAGGAGGCCGGCAGCGGCGGCAGCGCCGAGGCGGCCCGGATCGGCGGCCTGATCATGCGCGCGGTGGTCACCGACGCGGAGGGCAGCTGA
- a CDS encoding serine/threonine-protein kinase, protein MISPGVMLGGRYRLDERIAGGGMGDVWRGTDEVLGRTVAVKILLPALLDEPGFAERFRGEARTMATINHPGVVDVYDYGSDQQIAFLIMEYVEGDALSRTLSRVGRLTPARTMALVAQAADALQAAHEKGIVHRDVKPGNLLVRPNGTLVLTDFGIARSDIVGQLTAAGSVLGTASYISPEQAAGAIATPSSDVYALGVVAYQCLSGRRPFEGDNPLEIAMKHVRELARPLPHDIPPAIRSIVERAMAKDPGARWPTASAFSAVARQAAATLAAPSQPHRPLAPSAPPKVGPISGAPASPALAPSGRATVPGPVNPNPAAPRGGPVNANPAAPRSGPVNQNPAAPRSGGGHPTPPHHAPPPVNSGPPARSGYPTMPANRPPAPAGYGYASVPSAAEPSSGGRRLLVVLAVILGVLVLVCAGVISYMLSQRNSDGGNGGGSSSMAPIEKVTTTLHLPVGGTEAADGPYRLGERILHIGMTSEGMLTR, encoded by the coding sequence GTGATCAGTCCCGGGGTCATGCTCGGCGGCCGCTACCGCCTCGACGAGCGCATCGCCGGCGGCGGCATGGGCGACGTCTGGCGGGGCACCGACGAGGTGCTGGGCCGCACGGTGGCGGTCAAGATCCTGCTGCCCGCGCTGCTCGACGAGCCCGGCTTCGCCGAGCGGTTCCGCGGCGAGGCCCGCACGATGGCCACGATCAACCACCCGGGCGTGGTCGATGTCTACGACTACGGCAGCGACCAGCAGATCGCCTTCCTGATCATGGAGTACGTCGAGGGCGACGCGCTGTCCCGGACGCTGAGCCGGGTCGGCCGGCTCACCCCCGCCCGCACGATGGCCCTGGTCGCGCAGGCGGCCGACGCGCTGCAGGCGGCGCACGAGAAGGGCATCGTGCACCGCGACGTCAAGCCCGGCAACCTGCTCGTGCGCCCCAACGGCACGCTGGTGCTGACCGACTTCGGCATCGCCCGGTCCGACATCGTGGGCCAGCTCACAGCGGCCGGCTCGGTGCTCGGCACCGCCTCCTACATCTCGCCCGAGCAGGCCGCGGGCGCCATCGCCACCCCCTCGTCCGACGTGTACGCCCTGGGCGTCGTCGCCTACCAGTGCCTCTCCGGGCGGCGGCCGTTCGAGGGCGACAACCCGCTCGAGATCGCGATGAAGCACGTGCGGGAGCTGGCCCGGCCGCTGCCGCACGACATCCCGCCGGCGATCCGGTCGATCGTCGAGCGCGCGATGGCCAAGGATCCGGGCGCGCGCTGGCCGACCGCCTCGGCCTTCTCGGCGGTGGCCCGCCAGGCGGCGGCGACGCTGGCCGCACCGTCCCAGCCGCACCGGCCGCTGGCCCCGTCCGCGCCGCCCAAGGTCGGCCCGATCTCCGGGGCGCCCGCCTCGCCGGCGCTGGCGCCGAGCGGCCGGGCGACGGTGCCCGGCCCGGTCAACCCGAACCCGGCTGCGCCGCGCGGCGGCCCCGTCAATGCGAACCCGGCCGCGCCGCGCAGTGGCCCGGTCAACCAGAACCCGGCGGCGCCCCGCAGCGGCGGTGGCCACCCGACCCCGCCGCACCACGCTCCGCCGCCGGTCAACAGCGGCCCGCCGGCGCGCAGCGGATATCCGACCATGCCGGCAAATCGGCCGCCGGCGCCCGCAGGATACGGTTATGCGTCGGTGCCATCCGCAGCCGAACCCAGCAGCGGAGGGCGGCGGTTACTGGTCGTGTTGGCAGTGATACTCGGCGTGCTGGTGCTGGTCTGCGCAGGGGTCATCTCCTACATGCTCAGTCAGCGCAACAGCGACGGCGGCAACGGCGGCGGTTCGAGTTCGATGGCCCCCATCGAGAAGGTAACGACCACGCTTCATCTCCCCGTCGGTGGAACCGAGGCGGCTGATGGCCCGTACCGTCTTGGAGAGCGAATCCTCCACATCGGGATGACGAGCGAAGGAATGTTGACGAGATGA